One part of the Armatimonas rosea genome encodes these proteins:
- a CDS encoding replication-relaxation family protein yields the protein MEASPNTPVSRTSRYRRCPTAKPLVALTPIKRKLLRFLVECRVLSLPQLISLGQLSPKGTRRQMRQLFDAGLVEVVAVSRAALAPEDAPADETLLYGSAPNLYVPTTAAVRALVELGIVDSRYLGHGYPTYSPKNGLFLRHELLVRDVRVWLEGMASQEVGKTLRWEDGTGAALELGEKLTLKPDAWFVFEITQKERPLVLVGLVEVDRGTERGKTRWAEKLTRYHALFSSDKLLEHTGYKNARVLVLCPDDARRERLAALIAELAGDERLAGKFWLITVPALNQTGLHDPQWQVVGQTSLRTLL from the coding sequence ATGGAAGCCTCGCCTAATACCCCTGTATCGCGCACATCAAGGTATCGCCGCTGCCCAACGGCAAAACCGCTGGTCGCCCTTACCCCGATCAAGCGTAAGCTCCTGAGATTTCTGGTCGAGTGTCGAGTGCTCTCGCTCCCTCAGCTTATTTCCCTTGGCCAACTCTCCCCAAAGGGGACGCGCAGGCAGATGCGCCAGCTCTTCGATGCGGGACTTGTTGAGGTTGTAGCCGTCTCACGAGCGGCGCTTGCGCCAGAGGATGCCCCCGCGGACGAGACCCTTCTCTATGGCAGTGCACCTAACCTGTACGTGCCAACCACTGCGGCGGTACGAGCTTTGGTCGAACTGGGGATTGTGGACAGCCGCTATCTCGGGCATGGCTATCCAACCTATAGCCCGAAGAACGGTCTCTTCCTGCGCCATGAGCTTCTTGTGCGCGATGTGCGTGTCTGGCTGGAGGGGATGGCCTCGCAAGAGGTGGGCAAGACACTTCGTTGGGAGGATGGGACGGGGGCAGCTCTTGAACTTGGTGAAAAGCTTACCCTCAAGCCTGATGCCTGGTTTGTCTTCGAGATCACCCAGAAGGAGCGCCCTCTGGTGCTGGTTGGCCTGGTGGAGGTGGATCGAGGAACAGAGCGTGGCAAGACGCGCTGGGCGGAGAAGCTCACCCGCTACCATGCTCTGTTCAGCTCCGATAAGCTGCTGGAGCATACGGGCTACAAAAATGCCCGTGTTTTGGTGCTGTGTCCTGACGATGCACGGCGAGAGCGTCTAGCTGCCCTGATCGCCGAGCTCGCGGGTGATGAACGGCTTGCGGGAAAGTTCTGGCTGATAACGGTGCCAGCTCTGAACCAGACTGGCTTGCATGATCCACAGTGGCAGGTAGTCGGCCAAACGAGTCTACGAACGCTTCTGTAA
- a CDS encoding type IV secretory system conjugative DNA transfer family protein produces MVRIGTRIFHDAQQSATRFRVVSDDPELIPHVNQPWFRAHACEKLELPMPHRSGRDDKISTVAASHDQLARHAVVCGATGSGKTRLAMQLLFEQLKAGCSVVMMDPKLETITHVLLMAQKAGITSDQVTMLLPGNADLGGVPGWNPLDYKQTGTPPGQAAGDFVSVLAQSASSWGPRMQDLLTNALLIIATHRLSILELARFLQRDEYREGLLAQEVEQPDPIAYQEAYEFFTSEFANWGKSERTSAVAPVMNKLREFLRSGFLRSLLCAQKNTLDLASLWQKQRLVLVNLDRTTLGDEGARLLGGMLAWQLYRTAMRVEGSVPVCLSLDEMGVSGQFIGRAVCEILAIARSRKLRMLVACQHLAQLSDELRESLLAITSVRAFFRLGYEDARVIAASLAAGTGSEIATVEATSLLKKDSKTGELTGAWVSVEHPILDGWGNELRLSSNAWKDFLLGRCVTELESDIDIVMPWDRLPNGWEDTTRSWMQQPEWWEFDPIERLLELARMSRIQRLYVHAPDTGEPVELRQYISQLPPDQYRVSGFAPVRLAVFFPKSKLSVVTRVTESERRDRWTRRLMDLPTARAVVVLAPDAPVMTKVVDVPDPIASPGFERFLSGAMVSSGQTLPDLERVYEARRSEVARLEEIGAEILELQEDDKKSRSGRSGQAARPIAYRSPTRVDSGKTALALPESLEVDSDGSLA; encoded by the coding sequence ATGGTTCGTATCGGCACCCGAATATTCCACGATGCCCAGCAGTCCGCTACGCGATTCCGCGTCGTTTCCGACGACCCCGAGCTGATTCCGCACGTCAATCAGCCATGGTTCCGCGCCCATGCGTGTGAAAAACTTGAGCTGCCAATGCCCCATCGCTCAGGTCGTGACGACAAAATTTCGACTGTCGCGGCGAGTCATGACCAGCTTGCTCGTCATGCTGTGGTCTGTGGTGCAACCGGCAGTGGAAAGACTCGGCTGGCTATGCAGCTACTCTTTGAGCAGCTGAAAGCAGGCTGCTCTGTGGTCATGATGGATCCCAAGCTTGAGACGATAACGCACGTGCTCCTCATGGCGCAGAAGGCAGGTATCACCTCGGATCAAGTCACGATGCTCCTGCCTGGTAACGCTGATCTTGGCGGTGTTCCCGGCTGGAACCCATTGGACTATAAGCAGACAGGAACGCCCCCAGGACAGGCGGCAGGGGACTTTGTTTCGGTACTTGCTCAGAGCGCATCGTCATGGGGACCACGTATGCAGGATCTCTTGACCAACGCTCTTCTGATCATCGCGACCCACCGCTTATCCATCCTTGAGCTGGCTCGTTTCCTTCAACGAGATGAGTATCGTGAGGGGCTGCTCGCCCAGGAAGTCGAGCAGCCAGACCCTATCGCCTATCAAGAAGCCTATGAGTTTTTCACATCGGAGTTTGCAAACTGGGGGAAGTCAGAGCGTACTTCAGCGGTCGCTCCGGTGATGAATAAGCTCCGTGAGTTTCTGCGCTCGGGCTTTCTACGTTCCCTTTTATGCGCTCAAAAGAACACTCTCGATCTGGCATCGCTCTGGCAAAAGCAGCGCTTGGTACTGGTGAACCTGGATCGTACAACACTCGGGGATGAGGGGGCGCGTTTGCTCGGTGGGATGCTTGCTTGGCAGCTCTACAGAACGGCGATGCGTGTCGAAGGTTCTGTGCCCGTATGTCTTTCACTGGATGAGATGGGAGTGTCGGGGCAGTTCATCGGACGTGCCGTATGCGAGATTCTGGCCATTGCTCGATCACGAAAGCTCCGAATGCTAGTGGCCTGTCAGCACCTCGCCCAGCTCTCTGATGAGCTTCGCGAGTCGCTGCTTGCCATTACATCGGTTCGAGCCTTTTTCCGTCTTGGCTACGAAGATGCGCGTGTGATCGCAGCCTCACTTGCCGCTGGAACAGGCAGCGAGATTGCGACGGTTGAGGCAACAAGCCTGCTGAAAAAGGATTCAAAAACGGGCGAGCTAACAGGGGCTTGGGTTTCGGTTGAGCATCCCATCTTGGATGGATGGGGTAACGAGCTGCGTCTGTCGAGCAACGCATGGAAGGATTTCCTTTTGGGACGATGCGTAACGGAACTTGAGAGTGACATTGATATTGTGATGCCTTGGGACAGGCTGCCCAATGGCTGGGAAGACACTACCAGGTCTTGGATGCAGCAACCCGAGTGGTGGGAGTTTGACCCGATAGAGCGGCTCCTGGAGCTGGCTCGAATGTCAAGGATTCAGCGCCTCTATGTTCACGCTCCGGATACGGGCGAGCCTGTAGAACTGCGACAGTACATTTCCCAGCTTCCACCCGATCAATACCGTGTGTCTGGGTTTGCACCCGTGCGGCTTGCTGTTTTCTTCCCTAAATCCAAGCTGTCTGTAGTGACTCGTGTCACAGAGAGCGAGCGGCGAGATCGTTGGACACGTCGGTTAATGGACTTACCGACCGCTCGCGCCGTGGTTGTACTTGCCCCAGATGCTCCGGTGATGACTAAGGTGGTAGATGTCCCAGATCCAATAGCTTCTCCAGGATTTGAGCGATTTCTGAGTGGGGCGATGGTTTCCAGTGGTCAGACACTTCCTGACTTGGAGAGGGTCTACGAGGCTCGGCGCAGTGAGGTTGCCCGGCTTGAAGAGATCGGCGCTGAGATACTGGAGCTACAAGAAGACGACAAGAAGTCTCGCTCTGGTAGATCAGGTCAAGCGGCTCGCCCCATAGCCTATAGGAGCCCCACTAGGGTGGACTCTGGAAAGACGGCTCTAGCACTGCCAGAAAGCTTGGAGGTGGACAGCGATGGAAGCCTCGCCTAA